In Sphingobacterium sp. lm-10, one DNA window encodes the following:
- a CDS encoding SusD/RagB family nutrient-binding outer membrane lipoprotein: MKITIKRGMVSMLASLALLSSCKDFEELNIDPNGANSQQVQVEYFINGSIIGAQQDPHIAERIFVLYWKTAGRQQLGGGIVNGAHNDGWSSDYYGRSYMSGWLAGINSAITVANEQTAAGTQQTYTANMLQVARIWRAYLMSELSDTFGPIPLDGWQGENPSYSSVQDVYSFLLTELREASESLNTAVVVPSNIRRFDPAYEFDFAKWQKYANSMRMRLAMRMSEVDAAKARSEFEAAASQPYITAADDMFAVAELGTAYSPLAGVMTRTWNPFVLSSTLNNLYLGLGGINTSTSLGASYAEHIKPENYIGIYYPNHFATATNDPSAGYWLDGLPAVIDPRAYASFAIPGDFNNAQFNFNPDQATARATTRNLLNNDGTTTFRAINASFTWNAFAPGDWAAKASRNQVRSWPGTMPRLINKFRNGSERRVFFANWESNFLIAEAAVRGWTVPMSAQAAYEAGVTANFNYWNLSTHAATYLTSTGYNRVGTSVAWAHTVEPGNTHAMQFVNGESGATGTVQIRYPSNGLYRDGAFRNDQLTKIITQKFIAQNPYLPLETWSDHRRLGLPFFENPAVEQPIITMPDLNANNFMTSSVRFFPQRVNYPSTLRNNNEAGYNQAVAALGGPDAVLTPLWWAKKQ, from the coding sequence ATGAAAATAACAATAAAAAGAGGAATGGTTTCGATGTTAGCATCGCTAGCATTACTGTCCTCCTGTAAAGATTTTGAGGAATTGAACATTGATCCCAATGGAGCAAATTCTCAACAGGTGCAAGTAGAATACTTTATCAACGGTTCTATTATTGGTGCGCAACAGGACCCCCACATCGCCGAACGGATATTTGTACTATACTGGAAAACAGCAGGACGCCAACAATTGGGTGGTGGCATCGTGAATGGTGCTCATAACGATGGGTGGTCTTCCGATTACTATGGCCGCAGCTATATGTCTGGATGGTTGGCTGGAATTAATAGTGCTATTACCGTTGCTAATGAGCAGACGGCGGCAGGTACGCAACAAACTTACACAGCAAATATGTTGCAAGTGGCCAGGATCTGGCGCGCTTATTTGATGAGCGAATTAAGTGACACGTTTGGCCCTATTCCTCTAGACGGATGGCAAGGTGAAAATCCCAGCTATTCCAGTGTGCAGGATGTGTATAGCTTTTTGCTGACCGAATTGAGAGAAGCCAGCGAATCACTGAATACAGCAGTGGTGGTACCTTCTAATATACGTCGATTCGATCCCGCTTACGAATTTGATTTCGCTAAATGGCAGAAATATGCGAATTCCATGCGCATGCGTTTGGCAATGCGCATGTCTGAGGTTGACGCGGCCAAAGCACGCAGTGAATTCGAGGCAGCAGCTTCTCAACCGTATATTACCGCTGCAGATGACATGTTTGCTGTTGCGGAGTTGGGTACTGCGTACAGTCCTTTAGCAGGAGTTATGACACGTACTTGGAATCCATTTGTACTAAGTTCCACACTAAATAATTTATACCTTGGTCTTGGGGGCATCAATACATCCACTTCTTTGGGAGCTTCGTATGCAGAGCATATTAAACCAGAAAATTATATTGGGATTTACTATCCTAATCACTTCGCTACCGCAACGAATGATCCATCAGCGGGGTATTGGTTGGATGGCCTACCAGCCGTGATTGATCCGCGTGCTTATGCCAGCTTTGCGATTCCAGGCGACTTCAATAACGCGCAATTCAATTTCAATCCAGATCAAGCAACAGCGCGTGCGACGACACGTAATTTGCTGAACAACGATGGAACGACGACTTTCCGCGCCATAAATGCTTCATTTACCTGGAATGCTTTTGCTCCAGGCGACTGGGCAGCCAAAGCTTCGCGTAACCAGGTCAGATCTTGGCCAGGTACCATGCCACGTCTAATCAATAAATTTAGAAATGGATCTGAGCGTCGTGTATTTTTTGCCAATTGGGAGTCTAATTTCTTAATTGCAGAAGCAGCCGTTCGCGGCTGGACAGTACCTATGTCTGCTCAAGCGGCCTATGAAGCAGGTGTTACCGCCAATTTCAATTACTGGAACCTGTCGACACATGCGGCGACTTACCTAACCAGTACTGGATACAACCGTGTCGGAACATCTGTCGCTTGGGCACATACTGTTGAGCCAGGAAATACACACGCGATGCAGTTCGTCAATGGAGAAAGTGGTGCTACGGGAACAGTACAGATTCGCTATCCATCAAATGGTTTGTATCGTGATGGTGCATTTCGGAATGACCAATTGACAAAAATTATTACTCAAAAATTCATTGCGCAAAATCCATATTTGCCACTGGAAACCTGGAGTGATCATCGTCGTCTGGGATTGCCATTCTTCGAAAATCCAGCTGTCGAGCAACCTATTATAACCATGCCCGATTTGAACGCTAACAATTTTATGACGAGTAGTGTGCGGTTCTTCCCACAACGTGTAAACTATCCATCTACCTTACGTAATAACAACGAAGCTGGATATAATCAGGCTGTGGCTGCACTTGGTGGACCAGATGCTGTACTTACCCCTCTTTGGTGGGCGAAAAAGCAGTAA
- a CDS encoding ROK family transcriptional regulator — protein sequence MKALCFRPLQSVSEIASTIDRSIPSATKILNELATEGLVDTVGLGPSTGGRRALQYQLQVNQLPLILSVAIDQYYSSVALLNFDHSYFSPVKTIKNALTDPLAYDKLVSLITEVKAIAGSRRIFAIGLTSPGFVNADQGINASYPPGNPFHNIKKQLEKTFGIQTLLENDSAAIAIAEKRFGRNRESKDILVVNLNWGIGLGMIIDGKLFRGHSGFAGEFSHIPLSDKGTLCSCGKRGCLEVEASLLSAVSYATERLANGEPSLLAEAYTHRGYITGECIIDAAKRGDQLALSAVDQIAYAIGKGLATLIHIINPEHIILSGRGARLGDILPGTIQTSLRKYTIERLRMQTQFSMSEIENPQILGGACLAIENADFQSL from the coding sequence ATGAAAGCCTTATGCTTTCGACCCTTACAATCTGTAAGCGAAATTGCCTCGACCATAGATCGGAGTATCCCTAGTGCGACCAAGATTTTAAATGAATTGGCTACAGAGGGCTTAGTAGACACGGTTGGATTGGGTCCATCTACTGGGGGTAGACGTGCCTTGCAATACCAACTCCAGGTAAATCAGCTCCCCCTTATTCTATCGGTAGCAATTGATCAATATTACAGCAGTGTCGCACTTTTGAATTTCGACCATTCGTACTTCAGCCCTGTAAAAACGATAAAAAATGCACTGACTGATCCTTTAGCTTATGATAAGCTAGTATCCCTAATTACCGAAGTGAAAGCGATCGCTGGTTCCCGTAGAATATTCGCAATCGGGTTAACTTCTCCTGGTTTTGTGAATGCTGATCAAGGAATTAACGCATCTTATCCTCCAGGGAATCCATTTCATAATATCAAAAAACAACTAGAAAAGACCTTCGGTATACAGACTTTGTTAGAGAACGATTCTGCGGCAATAGCTATTGCCGAAAAACGTTTTGGTCGGAATCGGGAATCGAAAGATATTCTTGTGGTCAATTTAAACTGGGGTATAGGTTTAGGTATGATCATCGATGGAAAGCTTTTTCGGGGACATAGTGGTTTTGCTGGAGAATTCAGTCATATTCCCCTTTCCGACAAAGGCACACTTTGCTCTTGTGGCAAGAGAGGTTGTTTGGAAGTAGAAGCATCCCTTCTTTCTGCAGTCAGTTACGCCACTGAGCGACTAGCAAACGGCGAACCATCTCTACTAGCCGAAGCATATACTCACCGAGGATATATAACGGGTGAGTGTATCATTGATGCCGCCAAACGAGGTGATCAATTGGCTTTATCTGCTGTAGATCAGATCGCCTATGCTATTGGTAAAGGGTTAGCAACCTTAATCCACATCATTAACCCAGAACATATCATTCTTAGCGGCCGAGGAGCTCGGTTAGGAGATATTCTTCCTGGTACGATACAAACTTCCTTAAGAAAGTACACGATAGAACGACTGCGGATGCAGACACAATTTTCTATGTCGGAAATAGAAAACCCTCAAATATTGGGTGGTGCCTGCCTGGCCATAGAAAACGCAGACTTTCAAAGTTTGTAA
- a CDS encoding family 16 glycoside hydrolase codes for MKRINYTLLVFLLLSTVANAQLPKDRTTATKIADLLMQQPAEDQVAFSTAMQEMEHFTAAEIGSMVQEIESKNTNISPITYALNSYAYYVMQEGKESSRKVYADGLCSGLALLKQDEKKAFVLELLKKVANSVNIPAIAPYLSDDKLVDDAALALHAIGTPEAVDALMTALQNAKNEKQATATITALGDLKAKQAESDIIASINQYDNTTFRRNAYIALSKIAGEQSEKLFLDKAAEAVYAYEPTNVASLSLDYAANRLAEGDKKGAERITNTIFQKANSTTSTALKGRALAIASSINYGKAKKEILLGVQSPDAMYRDIALNLLHKYGKDKENRALLAMTKNASPDVQESLYNYLGRQGEVKYGKQIEDNLRNIQDSRPKVAALHALSRLENASAAKLMIQQLPQVDQEGKAAIKGLLLSVQDPTTVQAVQAALPNADPKTQVILLQFLSTRSDEESTLAVLPLLSSTDSLVHQEAYKTLPSLARAENLDTLLSLFNHVSAKDLPYVQEALVISLKARPDKAEKIQQLASNVSLEDQAHMSLLFPVFAGVGDDHALSRVQQALNQPQTRKIAIQTLASWSAPTTLPDLITLSRQEKGASLDLVLTGLIHQINRSSATPDQKTLYLKDAFERSESSAQKRRVLQSLQATGTFQALVFAGQFLTDPELKRQATGTVMNIALDNRQFSGTIVKELLTQAMTNLAGDESAYLSAAIERHLAEMPSTEGYSKLFNGKDLKGWKGLVENPVKRNTLSAQELAKKQTAADQDMRANWTAEKGMLVFRGKGDNIATDKQYGDFEMLVDWKLDPQGEEPDAGIYLRGTPQVQIWDTSRVNVGAQVGSGGLYNNQSHAKDPLKVADNPLGEWNTFKIKMVGDKVWVWLNGEQVVDSTVLENYWDRSKPIFPMEQIELQAHGSKVWYRDIYLKELPRKEIFQVTGIEQQEGFEMLFDGTNLDKWTESTAYEITPEGYLRANPDAKFGKNLYTKEEFADFVYRFDFKLTPGANNGVGIRTPLEGDAAYVGTEIQILDNDADIYKNLKEYQYHGSAYGIITAKREGMKPLGEWNTQEIYVKGNQITVTLNGQVILEGDLAEASKNGTLDGKDHPGLKNSKGHLGFLGHGSEVFFRNIRIKRL; via the coding sequence GAAAGCAAAAACACGAACATTAGCCCCATCACTTACGCGCTCAACTCCTATGCTTATTATGTGATGCAAGAGGGCAAAGAAAGCTCGCGGAAGGTCTATGCAGACGGACTGTGCTCGGGCCTCGCGCTATTGAAGCAAGACGAGAAAAAAGCATTTGTATTGGAGTTATTGAAAAAGGTTGCCAATTCAGTAAATATACCCGCTATCGCTCCCTATTTGTCTGACGACAAGTTGGTCGATGATGCCGCGCTTGCACTTCATGCTATCGGTACCCCCGAAGCTGTAGATGCGCTGATGACAGCTTTGCAAAATGCCAAAAACGAAAAGCAAGCCACCGCCACAATAACTGCGTTGGGTGATCTAAAAGCGAAGCAAGCAGAATCTGATATCATCGCCAGCATTAATCAGTACGATAATACCACTTTTCGGCGCAATGCTTACATCGCGCTGAGCAAAATCGCTGGTGAACAATCCGAAAAATTGTTTTTGGATAAAGCGGCAGAAGCTGTATACGCGTATGAGCCGACTAATGTAGCTTCCCTCAGCTTAGACTATGCGGCAAATCGCCTAGCTGAAGGGGATAAGAAAGGCGCTGAAAGAATAACGAATACCATCTTCCAAAAAGCGAATAGTACGACATCAACAGCACTGAAAGGACGAGCATTAGCCATAGCTAGCTCGATAAACTATGGAAAAGCTAAAAAAGAAATATTGCTTGGAGTTCAATCTCCTGATGCCATGTACCGCGATATTGCACTAAACTTGTTGCATAAATACGGTAAAGACAAAGAAAACCGTGCATTGCTCGCTATGACAAAGAATGCCTCGCCCGATGTGCAGGAAAGCTTATACAATTATCTAGGTCGACAAGGAGAAGTAAAATATGGCAAACAAATAGAAGACAACCTCCGCAACATCCAAGATAGCCGTCCGAAGGTGGCTGCTTTACATGCGCTATCCCGGTTGGAAAATGCCTCAGCAGCAAAGCTGATGATTCAGCAATTGCCACAGGTGGATCAGGAAGGCAAAGCAGCCATAAAAGGTTTACTTTTGAGTGTCCAAGATCCAACGACAGTACAAGCGGTACAAGCTGCGCTGCCTAATGCAGATCCAAAAACACAGGTTATTTTGTTGCAGTTTTTGTCTACTCGCTCGGACGAAGAATCCACGCTAGCTGTATTACCATTACTTTCCTCGACAGATTCCCTGGTACACCAAGAGGCCTACAAAACATTGCCTTCATTAGCAAGAGCTGAAAATCTAGATACGCTTCTGTCGCTTTTCAACCATGTTTCTGCAAAGGATCTTCCTTATGTGCAAGAGGCATTGGTGATTTCGCTGAAGGCGCGTCCTGATAAAGCGGAAAAAATACAACAATTAGCCTCAAACGTTTCCTTGGAAGATCAGGCACATATGTCTCTCCTCTTCCCTGTATTTGCCGGTGTTGGTGATGATCATGCCCTATCGCGTGTACAACAAGCGTTAAACCAACCACAAACCCGTAAAATAGCAATACAAACCTTAGCTAGTTGGTCTGCACCAACTACTTTACCGGACTTGATTACACTCTCCCGTCAGGAAAAAGGAGCATCGCTTGATCTAGTTTTAACGGGTTTAATTCATCAAATTAACCGCAGCTCCGCCACACCTGACCAGAAAACCCTTTATTTGAAGGACGCTTTCGAGCGATCAGAAAGCAGCGCTCAAAAACGTAGGGTCTTGCAAAGCTTACAAGCAACCGGTACATTCCAAGCCCTAGTCTTTGCGGGTCAATTTTTAACCGACCCCGAATTAAAACGCCAGGCGACTGGTACGGTGATGAATATTGCATTGGATAATCGTCAATTTTCGGGAACGATTGTTAAAGAACTGTTGACTCAAGCAATGACTAATCTGGCGGGCGATGAAAGTGCTTATCTTTCTGCAGCAATCGAGCGCCACTTGGCGGAAATGCCTTCCACAGAAGGTTACTCCAAGTTGTTCAACGGAAAGGATTTAAAAGGTTGGAAAGGGTTGGTTGAAAATCCAGTTAAACGAAATACCCTATCTGCCCAAGAGTTGGCCAAAAAGCAGACGGCAGCGGATCAGGATATGCGAGCCAACTGGACTGCCGAAAAGGGCATGTTAGTCTTTCGTGGTAAAGGCGACAATATCGCGACAGATAAGCAATACGGTGATTTCGAGATGTTAGTAGACTGGAAGCTTGATCCTCAAGGAGAAGAACCCGATGCAGGCATCTACCTCCGTGGAACACCTCAAGTACAAATTTGGGATACTTCTCGCGTGAACGTTGGAGCGCAGGTAGGCTCTGGCGGATTATATAATAACCAATCGCACGCAAAAGATCCGTTAAAAGTGGCCGATAATCCCCTTGGCGAATGGAACACCTTTAAAATTAAGATGGTGGGCGATAAGGTATGGGTTTGGTTAAACGGCGAACAAGTTGTAGACAGTACCGTACTGGAAAACTACTGGGATCGAAGCAAACCTATTTTTCCAATGGAACAAATTGAACTGCAGGCTCACGGCTCTAAAGTTTGGTATCGGGACATCTATTTAAAAGAGCTGCCACGTAAAGAAATATTTCAGGTAACAGGCATTGAACAGCAAGAGGGCTTTGAGATGCTGTTTGATGGCACGAACTTAGATAAATGGACCGAATCCACCGCTTATGAAATCACCCCAGAAGGTTATCTACGTGCTAATCCAGATGCCAAGTTTGGAAAAAACTTGTACACCAAAGAAGAGTTTGCAGATTTCGTGTACCGTTTTGATTTTAAGTTGACACCAGGCGCCAATAATGGTGTAGGTATTCGTACACCTTTAGAAGGAGATGCAGCCTATGTAGGTACGGAAATCCAAATTTTGGACAATGATGCCGATATCTATAAGAATTTGAAAGAATATCAATATCATGGATCTGCTTACGGAATCATTACCGCAAAACGTGAAGGGATGAAACCCCTTGGCGAATGGAATACGCAAGAAATCTATGTGAAGGGCAATCAGATAACGGTGACACTGAATGGCCAGGTAATCTTAGAAGGCGACCTTGCCGAAGCTTCCAAAAACGGAACGCTAGATGGGAAAGACCATCCAGGCCTTAAAAATAGTAAAGGACACCTCGGCTTTCTAGGCCACGGATCGGAAGTTTTTTTCCGAAACATCCGAATAAAACGCCTATAG
- a CDS encoding SusC/RagA family TonB-linked outer membrane protein, which translates to MSKFYITCCNMLLVMLISISAAYAQQTVTGRVTDANGPMAGVTVSITGTDRQTQTDANGNYSIQAANGSVVRFSRLGYSAREVMITSTRQDVLLSEDTGDIGEVVVTALGIKRERKSLGYAVQEIGGAELLETREANLANALSGKAAGLQVARSSNGAGGSAKIVLRGFSSLTGDNQPLIVVDGIPMNNFTGTTENGYFGAGLDMGNGLGDISADDIESMTVLKGGSAAALYGTRAGNGVILITTKSGRTKAGLGITASSNMGVETIFMQPKFQNSFGQGDAGAFDPTSPLSWGPRIEGQTVTKWNGQEEALAARDNLNAYLQNGTTQNHNVAFQQQYGNTSVYTAINRLDNRSILPTNRFTRTNLTTRMGTKFGADERWTTDVKVQYSNTQGVNRPINGRDWSSIYALQMMPRSLNILDFEDNVNEFGQMIWYRGGAATFNPYWRLDNDRNEDQRDRFLLNGSLGYQFNDWLKGEFKAGADLYTNNTQTRVRAGGPSSVNGSFSTGKNVFRETNYQALLIAQKDNIFGKFGGNATFGGNLMHQKSDGLNVNVGELQIPNLFTPNNSVGAPSISPFYSERKINSVFGSFGINYDSFIFLESTLRNDWTSTLHPDNRSFFYPSFNLSYVLSEQITKAGGNLPSWLSFTKLRASYAEVGNDMGPYQLYNVYGIGGDPNGNVTANPQSVFYDPMVRSELIRNIEFGGELRLFNNRLSLDLSWYKSNAFNQLINLPLDPSSGFESRKINGGNIQNKGWELMANANIINRESSFRWDATLNLSRNINSVEDIAAEFDIDRYPIGGFDDLAFIARTGGMYGEIWGHRYRRVDDVASQYAGQLLLNAQGLPIRAQDPEYLGEQQAREMVSLINNISYKNFGLSFQVDARFGGMMYLGTHRGMQSVGTAEITAANGARENFVVPGVVGSNGNYTPNETSVTPQQYYNAIATANNLGIHEEYLYDATNIRLRNVQLNYNFPRKVLGNSVFQSARVFASCNNVWMIHSKTDGIDPESTFATGSNAIGFENGAPPTMRSFIFGFSLGF; encoded by the coding sequence ATGAGTAAATTTTACATCACTTGTTGCAACATGCTGCTCGTTATGCTTATTAGCATATCAGCCGCCTATGCACAGCAAACTGTTACTGGGAGGGTGACAGATGCAAATGGACCGATGGCGGGTGTCACAGTGAGTATCACTGGCACGGATCGGCAAACACAAACAGATGCTAATGGCAATTATAGTATCCAAGCTGCCAACGGTTCAGTCGTTCGGTTTTCCAGACTGGGTTATTCAGCCAGAGAAGTAATGATAACATCGACAAGGCAAGATGTATTGCTTAGCGAGGATACGGGCGACATCGGGGAAGTAGTCGTTACCGCATTGGGCATCAAACGTGAGCGAAAATCTCTAGGCTATGCCGTGCAAGAAATCGGTGGTGCTGAATTATTGGAAACGCGCGAAGCCAATTTGGCCAATGCGCTTTCTGGTAAAGCTGCAGGCTTGCAGGTCGCTCGTTCGAGCAACGGAGCTGGAGGGTCTGCAAAGATTGTCCTACGTGGTTTTAGTTCTCTTACGGGCGACAATCAACCCCTAATTGTAGTCGATGGTATTCCGATGAATAACTTTACCGGAACGACAGAAAACGGCTATTTCGGAGCAGGCCTGGATATGGGGAATGGCTTAGGCGATATTAGCGCTGATGACATTGAAAGTATGACCGTACTAAAAGGTGGATCAGCGGCAGCTTTGTATGGCACGCGCGCAGGTAATGGCGTCATTTTAATTACCACTAAATCTGGTCGCACAAAAGCTGGATTGGGCATTACGGCTTCGTCCAACATGGGGGTCGAGACAATTTTTATGCAACCAAAATTTCAAAACTCTTTTGGCCAGGGAGATGCTGGGGCTTTTGACCCTACAAGTCCTTTAAGCTGGGGTCCACGTATTGAAGGGCAGACGGTCACAAAATGGAATGGGCAGGAGGAAGCATTAGCAGCTCGCGACAATTTGAATGCCTATCTGCAAAATGGTACTACACAAAACCACAATGTGGCATTTCAACAGCAGTACGGAAACACCAGTGTCTATACTGCTATTAACAGGCTTGACAATCGCAGCATCTTGCCAACAAACCGCTTCACTCGAACAAATTTAACAACTCGGATGGGAACTAAATTTGGTGCTGATGAACGTTGGACGACGGATGTAAAGGTACAATATAGTAATACACAAGGAGTAAATCGCCCGATTAATGGTCGTGACTGGAGTAGTATTTATGCTTTACAAATGATGCCTAGATCATTGAATATTCTGGATTTTGAAGACAATGTCAATGAATTCGGCCAGATGATCTGGTACAGAGGCGGGGCAGCCACTTTCAACCCCTACTGGCGCTTAGATAATGATCGCAACGAAGATCAACGCGATCGTTTCCTATTAAACGGATCTTTGGGATATCAGTTCAATGATTGGTTAAAAGGTGAATTTAAGGCAGGAGCCGATTTGTATACCAATAACACACAAACGCGCGTGCGTGCTGGTGGACCATCCTCTGTAAATGGAAGCTTCAGTACCGGAAAAAATGTATTCCGAGAGACTAACTATCAAGCGTTACTTATCGCTCAAAAGGATAATATCTTTGGAAAATTCGGAGGTAATGCCACTTTTGGAGGCAACTTAATGCATCAAAAGTCTGACGGTCTGAATGTCAATGTGGGTGAATTGCAAATTCCAAACCTATTCACTCCCAACAATTCTGTTGGAGCGCCAAGCATATCGCCATTTTATTCTGAACGAAAAATCAACTCGGTGTTCGGGTCGTTCGGAATTAATTACGATTCCTTTATTTTCCTAGAATCAACACTTAGAAATGACTGGACTTCTACCTTGCATCCAGACAACCGTTCCTTCTTCTACCCTTCGTTCAACCTATCGTATGTGTTAAGCGAACAAATCACCAAAGCAGGTGGAAACCTTCCTTCTTGGTTAAGTTTCACGAAATTACGTGCGTCATACGCCGAGGTGGGTAACGATATGGGGCCATACCAATTGTATAATGTATATGGTATCGGAGGTGATCCTAATGGCAATGTTACCGCTAATCCACAGTCAGTTTTTTATGATCCAATGGTAAGAAGTGAGCTGATTCGTAATATTGAATTTGGTGGAGAATTGCGTCTATTTAACAACCGTTTATCGTTAGATTTAAGTTGGTATAAATCCAATGCATTCAATCAGTTGATCAATTTACCACTCGATCCGTCAAGCGGTTTCGAAAGTCGGAAAATTAATGGTGGAAATATCCAGAACAAGGGCTGGGAGTTGATGGCCAACGCTAACATTATAAATAGAGAAAGTTCATTTCGATGGGATGCTACACTCAATCTAAGCCGTAACATTAACTCTGTAGAGGATATCGCAGCAGAATTTGATATAGATCGTTATCCGATAGGAGGATTTGACGATTTAGCTTTTATTGCCAGAACCGGTGGAATGTACGGGGAGATTTGGGGACACCGCTATCGTCGGGTTGACGACGTGGCAAGTCAATATGCGGGACAGCTCTTGCTGAACGCTCAAGGACTCCCAATCCGTGCACAAGATCCTGAATATTTGGGGGAGCAACAAGCACGAGAAATGGTTAGTTTAATTAACAATATCTCCTACAAGAACTTTGGATTGTCGTTTCAAGTGGATGCGCGATTTGGAGGGATGATGTATCTTGGGACGCATCGGGGGATGCAAAGTGTGGGTACTGCCGAGATCACTGCAGCTAATGGCGCTAGGGAAAATTTTGTTGTGCCAGGCGTAGTAGGATCTAATGGCAACTATACCCCAAATGAAACCTCTGTAACTCCTCAACAATATTACAATGCCATCGCGACCGCTAATAACTTAGGTATACATGAGGAATACCTATATGACGCAACAAATATCCGCTTACGTAATGTGCAACTGAACTATAATTTTCCTAGAAAGGTATTAGGTAATTCTGTATTTCAAAGTGCACGCGTGTTCGCGTCGTGCAATAATGTTTGGATGATCCACAGTAAGACAGACGGTATAGATCCGGAATCTACCTTTGCTACTGGCTCCAACGCCATTGGCTTTGAAAATGGTGCTCCTCCAACAATGCGCTCATTTATCTTCGGTTTTTCACTAGGGTTTTAA
- a CDS encoding NADH:flavin oxidoreductase, whose product MNTDSLFKPFKLKSLNIKNRIVMAPMTRSFSPNGIPTDDVAAYYARRAAAEVGLILSEGTVINRPSSSADPNIPHFYGDQALAGWQKVINDVHASGGQMGPQIWHQGVMENHASGWLPSTPFEGPSSLQRPGFENGVPMSDAAIADTISAFGQAAADAKALGFDTVEIHGAHQYLIDQFFWDGTNTRTDIYGGKTLAERSRFAVEVIKEVRKRVGEDFTVIIRLSQFKPSDYNFKLAKNEKEMEQWLTPLSSAGIDIFHCSQRRFWESEFEGSDLNFAGWAKKITGKATISVGSVGLDGDFFGAFAGQSSQPSSLDELVRRMDRGDFDLIAVGRPLLADPNWVEKIKNNRTDKLKGFTKDAFATLA is encoded by the coding sequence ATGAATACAGATAGTTTATTTAAACCGTTCAAATTAAAATCTTTGAACATAAAAAATAGAATCGTGATGGCACCCATGACCAGATCGTTTTCTCCAAATGGCATACCTACGGATGATGTTGCTGCATATTATGCGAGGAGAGCCGCTGCCGAAGTAGGCTTAATCTTATCTGAAGGAACGGTAATAAATCGTCCTTCTTCATCTGCTGATCCGAATATTCCACATTTTTATGGTGATCAGGCATTAGCAGGATGGCAGAAAGTAATCAACGACGTGCATGCTTCGGGAGGACAAATGGGGCCCCAAATCTGGCATCAGGGCGTGATGGAAAATCACGCATCAGGATGGCTGCCATCTACACCTTTCGAAGGACCTTCTAGTTTACAAAGACCCGGCTTTGAGAATGGCGTTCCTATGAGCGACGCTGCAATTGCCGACACCATCTCCGCATTCGGACAAGCAGCGGCCGATGCAAAAGCGTTAGGTTTCGACACGGTAGAGATCCATGGTGCACACCAGTATCTGATAGATCAGTTTTTCTGGGATGGTACTAATACCCGTACGGATATTTATGGAGGTAAAACCCTGGCGGAACGCTCACGTTTTGCAGTCGAGGTCATCAAAGAAGTACGAAAACGTGTTGGCGAAGATTTTACGGTAATCATTCGTTTGTCGCAGTTCAAACCTTCTGACTACAACTTTAAATTGGCTAAAAACGAAAAAGAAATGGAACAGTGGTTAACACCATTGTCAAGTGCCGGAATTGATATTTTCCATTGTTCACAACGTCGTTTTTGGGAGTCTGAATTTGAAGGTTCTGATTTGAATTTTGCAGGTTGGGCTAAAAAAATTACAGGTAAAGCCACTATTTCTGTTGGCTCTGTCGGTTTAGACGGTGACTTTTTTGGTGCTTTTGCCGGACAGAGTTCGCAACCTAGTTCTTTAGATGAATTGGTTCGCAGAATGGATCGTGGTGATTTTGATTTAATTGCTGTTGGCCGCCCATTGTTAGCAGATCCAAATTGGGTTGAAAAAATTAAAAATAATCGTACGGACAAACTGAAAGGATTCACTAAAGACGCCTTTGCAACATTAGCATAA
- a CDS encoding helix-turn-helix transcriptional regulator produces MDRVKVFKALSNQTRLDILNWLKAPAEHFPHQSNADFEVVGVCVGQIQAKTGLSQSTVSEYLSILQRADLVIASRVGQWTYYKRNKIGLENLSKIVNTEL; encoded by the coding sequence ATGGATCGAGTGAAAGTATTTAAAGCCCTATCAAATCAAACACGATTAGATATTTTGAATTGGCTTAAAGCACCTGCGGAACATTTTCCACATCAATCAAACGCAGACTTTGAAGTGGTCGGCGTGTGCGTTGGTCAGATTCAGGCAAAGACAGGTTTATCCCAAAGTACGGTATCCGAGTATCTTTCTATTCTACAACGTGCAGATTTGGTCATTGCGTCCCGGGTTGGACAATGGACATATTATAAACGTAATAAAATCGGATTAGAAAATTTAAGCAAAATTGTTAATACGGAATTATAA